The following proteins come from a genomic window of Rutidosis leptorrhynchoides isolate AG116_Rl617_1_P2 chromosome 10, CSIRO_AGI_Rlap_v1, whole genome shotgun sequence:
- the LOC139870250 gene encoding uncharacterized protein, whose amino-acid sequence MPISYTPGESNVEAIDRSLTAREEVYVKLQPRRQVTLRRGKQHKLSPKYSGPFEILERVGKVAYKLLLPEMSKVHPVFHVSQLKHHYGSTTRMMGTLPRLDETGVITNLPLKILDRRMVKRNNIPVIYGLIQWVNGTIEDAMWEPLEDIMIPFPDLDVLSNDS is encoded by the exons ATGCCGATTTCTTACACTCCTGGAGAAAGTAATGTGGAAGCAATTGACCGGTCATTAACAGCAAGGGAAGAG GTGTACGTTAAATTGCAACCTCGCCGTCAAGTAACGCTAAGACGTGGAAAACAACATAAGCTGTCACCTAAATACTCTGGCCCGTTTGAGATACTTGAACGTGTTGGGAAGGTGGCATATAAACTTTTGTTACCAGAAATGTCTAAGGTCCACCCGGTCTTTCATGTCTCACAATTGAAACATCATTATGGAAGCACGACACGTATGATGGGTACACTGCCACGCTTGGATGAAACTGGAGTAATCACTAACCTACCCTTGAAGATATTGGACCGTAGAATGGTTAAACGCAACAACATACCGGTGATATATGGTCTAATTCAGTGGGTCAACGGGACAATTGAAGATGCGATGTGGGAGCCACTCGAAGACATTATGATTCCTTTTCCAGATTTAGATGTTTTGTCTAATGATTCTTGA